The Lycium ferocissimum isolate CSIRO_LF1 chromosome 1, AGI_CSIRO_Lferr_CH_V1, whole genome shotgun sequence genome includes a region encoding these proteins:
- the LOC132051537 gene encoding L10-interacting MYB domain-containing protein-like produces MEQSSENSRVSWKDMDVVKTFLENCIQEVSLNGRLGSSLKPDSWNKVKLALETCHRFSIPQKKMKNYYDYLKEKYQAWLPLTKKTGNIYDPTTNTFRMSNSEWDEYIKAHPKAKTLRNSPLPFPDLCTKLFEGSTATGIHGWSPSCTYPRPGVSSASTPIDIDTIDGAKTYLVTKMMKLLKILHPNLHFLLKRKLRERRENSHHLIWKLMRR; encoded by the exons ATGGAACAATCTAGTGAAAATTCAAGAGTGAGTTGGAAAGATATGGATGTAGTAAAGACATTTTTAGAAAATTGTATTCAAGAAGTATCCTTAAATGGGAGACTTGGAAGTAGTTTGAAGCCAGACTCATGGAACAAGGTTAAACTAGCTCTAGAGACTTGTCATCGCTTTAGCATTCcccaaaagaaaatgaagaactaTTATGATTATCTGAAAGAAAAATATCAAGCTTGGTTGCCACTAACTAAAAAGACTGGCAATATTTATGATCCAACAACCAATACCTTTCGTATGTCTAATAGTGAGTGGGATGAGTACATAAAG GCTCATCCAAAAGCAAAGACGTTGAGGAATTCACCTCTACCCTTTCCAGACCTGTGCACAAAACTTTTTGAGGGTTCTACTGCAACAGGAATTCATGGTTGGAGTCCAAGTTGTACCTATCCTCGACCTGGTGTCTCTTCTGCGTCTACTCCTATAGATATTGATACGATTGATGGAGCCAAGACCTATTTGGTGACAAAAATGATGAAGCTCCTAAAGATTCTCCATCCCAATCTTCATTTTCTGTTGAAAAGAAAGCTTCgggaaagaagagaaaactcTCATCATCTCATTTGGAAATTGATGAGAAGATGA
- the LOC132069490 gene encoding uncharacterized protein LOC132069490, whose amino-acid sequence MMKFAKEMISSTTSDPNLDIPGAHKRLRKIFKGAIGALDGTLVHAIVPTNQQIVYRGRGKGKCYQNALGICDFNMVFTYVYAGWEGVAHDARVLTEIVSNPENGFPFPPYNKYYLCDAAHPNTRGFLAPYRNVRYWLGDYQRRRAINTEENFNHAHAQLRNVIERAYGVLKARFPILDKMPPYSIDVQRDVVVACFAVHNFIRKERINDELFNQYDSPQLIFDEEEGEQEEVLDETSGPSWTTEDSQIMHNMREQLALQLMQRRGNT is encoded by the exons ATGATGAAGTTTGCAAAAGAGATGATATCATCTACAACATCCGATCCAAATCTAGATATTCCTGGTGCTCATAAAAGGCTACGTAAAATTTTTAAG gGAGCAATCGGTGCACTTGATGGGACATTAGTACATGCCATTGTTCCCACTAATCAACAAATTGTTTACAGAGGAAGAGGAAAGGGTAAATGTTATCAGAATGCATTAGGTATATGTGATTTTAACATGGTCTTTACTTATGTTTACGCTGGATGGGAAGGAGTAGCACATGATGCACGAGTTCTTACAGAGATTGTATCTAATCCAGAAAATGGCTTTCCATTTCCTCCTTATA ATAAGTACTATCTATGTGATGCGGCACATCCAAACACTCGAGGATTTCTAGCACCGTACCGTAATGTTCGATATTGGTTAGGAGATTATCAGCGTAGGAGGGCCATAAATACGGAGGAAAATTTTAATCATGCTCATGCACAACTCAGAAATGTTATTGAACGTGCTTATGGAGTTCTAAAAGCAAGATTTCCGATATTGGATAAGATGCCTCCATATTCTATTGATGTCCAGAGagatgttgttgttgcatgtTTTGCAGTTCATAATTTTATCAGGAAGGAGCGTATAAATGATGAACTGTTTAATCAATATGATTCACCTCAGCTAATATTTGACGAGGAAGAAGGAGAACAGGAAGAAGTGTTAGATGAAACAAGTGGACCCAGTTGGACAACTGAAGATTCGCAGATAATGCACAATATGCGTGAACAACTTGCACTTCAACTAATGCAAAGAAGAGGAAATACTTGa